In Thunnus maccoyii chromosome 3, fThuMac1.1, whole genome shotgun sequence, the following proteins share a genomic window:
- the si:ch211-222l21.1 gene encoding prothymosin alpha, with product MADTAVDTTATAEVTAKELKEKKEVVVEEEKKKTDNGDAPANGTNGADHSDKVEEKAEEEHKNGDGNAEEAPPAEETDAQPVKRAAEEEEEKVETKKQKTEENGDSKEAEVEA from the exons ATGGCCGACACAGCTGTTGACACGACCGCAACTGCAGAGGTTACAGCCAAG gagctgaaggagaagaaagaagtggtggtggaggaggagaagaagaagaccgACAACGGAGACGCACCTGCCAATGGCACA AACGGTGCTGATCACAGTGACAAAGTGGAAgaaaaggcagaggaggaacACAAGAATGGAGATG GGAATGCAGAGGAGGCGCCCCCTGCTGAGGAGACTGATGCACAGCCTGTGAAGCGTgctgctgaggaggaggag GAGAAAGTGGAGACAAAAAAGCAGAAGACAGAGGAAAATGGAGATTCAAAAGAGGCAGAAGTGGAGGCTTAG